AATAACACTAATGAACATAGTAATACTTCTTTAGGAAACATAGAAATTGGTTTAAAACATAATTTTTATAAAAAAAATTGGTTGGTTTCTGGGCAATTTTCTGTTGAAGCAAATACAGCTTCTTTTGATACAGAATCAGGAATAAGAACTGGTTATGATGCATATACTTTTACTCCCCTATTCTTAGCTGGAAAAAGTTTTGGAAAATCGTATTTACAAACATTTGTTGGATCTAAAATTAGAACAAATAACTACTCTTCTAACTTTAAAATTGGTGGAGAATATGGAAGTAAAATTTCTAAAAATATTTGGTTAGTTGGTTTTCTAGATATCGAAAAATCATTTAAAAATGGTGATATTGATTTACCTGCTTCAAATTTAGCAACAGGTTTGTATGTAAACGATCAAGAATATGGTGTTGTTGGTGTAAAAGCAATTGGAGAATTCTCAGACAATTTTGGAGTTACAGCAAGTTTACCAGCTGCATTTTTTGGAAATAATGTTGCAAAACAAGTCGCTTTATCTTTTGGAGTTTATAAGAAGTTTTAAATTATTTTGAAATTTTAATATTGGCTTTTGCTTCTTGAGTTCCATGAATTTCTTTACTAAAAGTAACTTTAGTAGTATAAGAAACATGATACATTTTTAAAACCTCTTCAATTTCAAAAAGTTCATTTTCTATTTTTCTAATTTGAATATAAAAAAGTTTTCTTTGCGTAAAAGGGTTTCTTATTAAATAAGCTCCCATTGCAATAATTGCTGCTGGTATAAAAGCAATATATCCAACACTCCAAATAAATTGCCATAAATAATATCCTATCAAAATAACAACAACACCAAGTATTGGTTTTATAATAAAATTTGTTGCTGATTTTTTTTTCATATTTTTCTGATCTTCAAAGTTTATATGAAGATCTTCCAATAAGCTTATTAAGATTTTATTAAAATCAATTTTTACACAAGTTCTATGAAAGCTTGGTTTCTTATTTGTTAAACCACATAAACTACCTTCTTTTAAACTTAGCTTTTGATGATCGCATAAATCACAATGCCTTTTCATTTTCATTTTATAAAAATACTAAAAACACCTAAAAAACAAGTCATTTTTCTTTTCTCTATTTTCTATTATAAAAACTATCTTTGCGCCATCAAAAAAACAGAAAAAATGGAATCTAATGTTCGCGTTCGTTTTGCACCTAGTCCTACAGGACCTTTACATATTGGAGGTGTAAGAACAGCTTTATTTAATTATTTATTTGCAAAAAAATATAATGGAACTTTTGTCTTAAGAATAGAAGACACAGACCAAACACGTTATGTTGCAAATGCAGAACAATATATTATAGACGCTTTAGAATGGTGTAATATTCCTTTTGATGAAGGTCCAGGAAAGAACGAAAAATTTGGTCCTTACAGACAATCAGAACGTAAAGATTTATATAAAAAATATGCTAATCAATTAATAGAAACAGGTTGGGCATATTATTGTTTTGATTCTGCTGAAGCTTTAGATGCTGAAAGAAAAGGTCATGAAGCAGAAGGAAAAACCTTTATCTACAATTGGCATAATAGAGAAAAAGGACGTTTGGTAAATTCTTTAGTTTTAACTGATGAAGAAGTACAAAACAGAATTAATTCTGGCGAAAATTATGTAATTCGTTTTAAAACTCCACAAGATGAATTACTTCGTATGGATGATGAAATCCGTGGAAATATTAGAATTGATACCAATACTTTAGATGATAAAATTTTATTTAAAGGTGATGGAATGCCAACCTATCATTTAGCAAATATTGTTGATGATCATTTAATGGAAATTTCTCACGTAATTCGTGGTGAAGAATGGTTACCTTCTATGCCTTTACATGTTTTATTGTACAGAGCTTTTGGTTGGGATGCTCCTAAATTTGCACATTTACCATTAATTTTAAAACCAGTTGGTAAAGGAAAAT
The window above is part of the Polaribacter sp. SA4-12 genome. Proteins encoded here:
- the gltX gene encoding glutamate--tRNA ligase, whose protein sequence is MESNVRVRFAPSPTGPLHIGGVRTALFNYLFAKKYNGTFVLRIEDTDQTRYVANAEQYIIDALEWCNIPFDEGPGKNEKFGPYRQSERKDLYKKYANQLIETGWAYYCFDSAEALDAERKGHEAEGKTFIYNWHNREKGRLVNSLVLTDEEVQNRINSGENYVIRFKTPQDELLRMDDEIRGNIRIDTNTLDDKILFKGDGMPTYHLANIVDDHLMEISHVIRGEEWLPSMPLHVLLYRAFGWDAPKFAHLPLILKPVGKGKLSKRDGDKLGFPVFPLEYTNEVSGDVSRGYKEDGYFSDAFINMLAFLGWNPGTEQEIFSLEDLVENFDLKRVSKSGAKFSPEKASWFNQQYMQTKDNAELTDLFIPILEEKGISKDKDFVLKVVSAIKERAVFVKDFWELSSFFFETPTEYDAKASKKNWKEGTPDLMTELIDIIENIQDFSSENTEKEIKEWITAKEIGFGKVMQPLRLSLVGKLAGPHLFDIIAMIGKKETINRLKNAIEKL